From the genome of Deltaproteobacteria bacterium, one region includes:
- the asnB gene encoding asparagine synthase (glutamine-hydrolyzing) encodes MCGIVGFNWSDRSLGEKLCRILEHRGPDQEGIFTEEGVTLGFRRLSIIDLSEQGHQPMANEDGTLQLVFNGEIYNFLELRASLEKKGHRFKGHSDSEVILHAYEEWGKDCLTELQGMFGFALWDRKNQSLLVARDRLGIKPVYYAYRNGRFAFASEIKALLKIPEVERGVNLQGLYYYLGFEFVPSPLTMFEGIYKLRPGHFLFYSPRGIEEKAYWDLSFTPNARTQEEAVEEMRALLKETVRMHLISDVPLGVFLSGGLDSSTLVALMRELGVNPLRTFSIGYPDPSFSELPYAQLVAERFETDHTVLMIPEVTLKDLEEAVWHLDEPMTDLSAIPLYLVCREARKYVTVCLSGEGGDEIFAGYDRFKASKADAYYRLLPSLFREKVVYPLVERLPDQPQKKGAVNILKRFVEGSHLPLDGGHLRWQYFSSSDQDRLLYTDLFKRQVQMDPFAPLRELRSGQVFKQRIDEEIYLDLRFTMPDSVLMKVDKMSMAHALEIRVPFLDHRFVEFTAGLPGDWKLKGFQTKAIFRKALEGLLPDQIVRRGKQGYSLPVKNWLREGLKEPLIAVLNESPVIREYMNHSYIQRLIQEHMARTHNHNHILWALLNLGLWHRRFFT; translated from the coding sequence ATGTGCGGTATTGTAGGTTTTAACTGGTCCGATCGCTCCCTTGGAGAAAAACTGTGCCGAATCCTGGAACATCGGGGGCCGGACCAGGAAGGGATTTTTACCGAAGAAGGGGTGACCTTAGGCTTTCGTCGTTTGTCCATTATTGACCTCTCCGAGCAGGGGCATCAACCTATGGCCAATGAAGATGGAACCCTGCAGTTGGTTTTTAACGGGGAGATCTATAATTTTCTTGAATTAAGGGCCTCCTTGGAGAAAAAAGGACATCGATTCAAAGGCCATTCCGATTCGGAGGTCATTCTCCATGCTTATGAAGAGTGGGGGAAGGATTGTCTGACCGAGCTGCAGGGCATGTTCGGTTTTGCCCTCTGGGACCGGAAAAATCAAAGCCTGCTGGTGGCCCGGGATCGTTTGGGCATCAAGCCGGTCTATTACGCTTACCGGAATGGAAGATTTGCCTTTGCTTCGGAGATCAAGGCCCTGCTGAAGATCCCGGAGGTGGAGCGGGGGGTAAATTTACAGGGTCTTTATTATTATTTGGGTTTCGAGTTCGTTCCCAGCCCTTTGACTATGTTTGAGGGGATTTATAAACTCCGGCCGGGCCATTTTCTTTTTTATTCCCCCAGAGGGATTGAAGAGAAGGCCTATTGGGATCTTTCTTTTACGCCCAATGCCCGCACCCAGGAAGAGGCGGTGGAAGAAATGCGGGCCCTCCTTAAGGAGACGGTGCGGATGCATCTGATCAGCGATGTCCCTCTCGGGGTCTTTTTATCAGGCGGACTGGATTCCAGCACCCTGGTGGCCCTCATGCGGGAGCTGGGTGTCAACCCCTTGAGGACCTTTTCCATCGGTTATCCGGATCCTTCTTTCAGCGAACTGCCTTATGCCCAACTGGTAGCCGAACGTTTTGAAACCGATCATACCGTTTTGATGATCCCGGAAGTTACCTTGAAAGACCTGGAAGAGGCGGTCTGGCATCTCGATGAACCTATGACCGATCTTTCGGCCATACCGCTTTACCTGGTCTGCCGGGAGGCCAGAAAATATGTGACGGTCTGCCTCTCCGGAGAAGGGGGCGATGAGATCTTCGCCGGTTATGACCGGTTTAAGGCCAGCAAAGCCGATGCCTATTACCGACTGCTGCCCAGCCTCTTCCGGGAAAAGGTGGTTTACCCCCTGGTGGAAAGGCTCCCGGACCAGCCTCAGAAAAAAGGGGCCGTTAATATATTAAAACGATTTGTGGAAGGCTCTCACCTGCCTTTGGATGGGGGGCATCTGCGCTGGCAATACTTTTCTTCTTCGGACCAGGACAGGCTTTTATATACGGACCTTTTCAAAAGACAGGTTCAAATGGACCCCTTTGCTCCTCTCCGGGAGCTCCGGTCCGGACAGGTATTTAAACAACGGATCGATGAAGAGATTTATCTGGATCTGCGATTCACCATGCCGGATTCGGTCCTGATGAAGGTGGACAAGATGAGTATGGCCCATGCCCTGGAGATACGGGTCCCCTTCCTGGATCATCGCTTCGTGGAGTTTACTGCCGGTCTGCCCGGAGACTGGAAATTGAAAGGCTTCCAGACCAAGGCCATTTTTAGAAAAGCCCTGGAAGGTCTGCTCCCCGATCAAATCGTCCGGCGGGGGAAGCAGGGCTACAGCCTGCCGGTTAAAAACTGGTTGCGGGAAGGTCTTAAAGAGCCACTGATCGCCGTTTTAAATGAATCGCCGGTCATCCGGGAGTATATGAACCATTCCTATATCCAAAGGCTTATCCAGGAACATATGGCCAGGACCCATAATCATAACCATATCCTCTGGGCCTTGTTGAATCTCGGGCTTTGGCATCGACGGTTTTTTACTTAA
- a CDS encoding glycosyltransferase family 4 protein: MEAIQKGPLKILMIAPTPFFADRGCHMRILGEIRALQNLGYDIILCTYPLGRDIPGIKTERTMKIPWYHKLEAGSSWHKFYIDALLFFKSLRVFWREKPDIIHGHLHEGAIIGHFVRKFSFRKVPLVFDAQGSLTRELITYSFFKEGSLLQKTFAALERWISRMPEYTVGSNVSVSDFMVKQMHLSPDRVDTVIDGVHGDFFDPKTVDPDLRKKLGLDPQKPIVLYTGALLKSKGIDYLWQAIPEVLKKNPDCFFVIVGYPVEESKAFVESLGVGDKVLFVGQVDYFQLPSYLYLADLAVDPKLDEAGEASGKIINYMGAALPIVCFEGPNNRKFLGENGIFARSGDPLDLADKIVATLSDLKQAKAIGLKNQKRVEDVFSWNANIKTYDRIFRLSLQEGH, from the coding sequence ATGGAAGCTATTCAAAAAGGCCCATTAAAAATTTTGATGATCGCCCCCACGCCGTTTTTCGCCGATCGGGGCTGTCATATGCGGATTTTAGGGGAGATCCGAGCCCTCCAGAACCTGGGATATGATATTATTTTATGCACCTATCCTCTCGGGAGAGACATCCCCGGGATCAAAACCGAGCGGACCATGAAGATTCCCTGGTATCATAAGTTGGAGGCAGGCTCTTCCTGGCACAAATTTTATATTGATGCCCTGCTGTTTTTTAAAAGCCTGCGGGTTTTCTGGCGGGAAAAACCGGATATCATCCACGGACACCTTCATGAAGGGGCCATTATAGGCCATTTCGTGCGCAAATTCAGTTTCCGGAAGGTCCCCCTGGTCTTCGATGCCCAGGGGAGTTTGACCAGGGAATTAATCACCTATTCGTTTTTTAAGGAAGGCTCTTTACTGCAAAAGACCTTTGCCGCCCTGGAGCGCTGGATTTCCAGAATGCCGGAATACACCGTGGGCAGCAATGTCTCGGTATCGGACTTTATGGTTAAGCAGATGCATCTTTCTCCGGATCGGGTAGATACGGTTATTGACGGGGTCCATGGCGATTTTTTTGATCCCAAGACAGTCGATCCGGATTTAAGGAAAAAACTGGGCCTCGATCCGCAAAAGCCGATCGTCCTTTATACCGGGGCCTTACTCAAATCCAAAGGGATCGATTACCTCTGGCAGGCCATACCAGAGGTCCTTAAGAAAAACCCGGATTGCTTCTTTGTCATTGTTGGCTACCCGGTTGAGGAATCCAAGGCCTTTGTGGAATCCCTGGGGGTCGGAGATAAGGTGCTCTTCGTCGGGCAGGTGGATTATTTCCAATTGCCCTCCTATCTCTATTTGGCGGATCTGGCGGTAGACCCGAAATTGGACGAAGCCGGAGAGGCCAGTGGAAAGATCATCAACTATATGGGGGCGGCCTTGCCGATTGTCTGTTTTGAAGGTCCCAATAATCGGAAGTTTTTGGGGGAAAACGGCATCTTCGCCCGATCCGGAGACCCCCTTGATCTGGCCGATAAAATAGTCGCCACCCTGTCAGACCTGAAACAGGCCAAGGCTATCGGGTTAAAAAATCAGAAAAGGGTGGAAGACGTCTTTTCCTGGAACGCCAATATCAAGACCTACGACCGGATATTCCGTTTGTCCTTACAGGAAGGCCATTAA
- a CDS encoding SPASM domain-containing protein, translating to MATYKGLKRLYRIWQAFRKGETTLTYPPSRIWIELTDHCNLKCPLCPNQSLPKGEKGYMPLELFKKIIDQIPREVYDLNLFHRGEPLLHPHLIEMIDYAQGRGIPCRIHTNATILTGPLSQRILTIGLEVLSFSFDGYQAAVYEKNRYPAKFETTLGNIKQFLALKEESHKSKPLTVLQMMGVNESPPGPELKAFISSLKSLGLNRVVFRQPHNWGGAVPISLEASLDHPRDLFTCTFPWYAFIIYWDGRVGPCPQDFFGRMIMGDLNLQTFQEIWNGPEMLALRAKIRDHQYALLSPCRPCDRPRRKTFSGVPREYLKTFVKENITGYR from the coding sequence ATGGCTACCTATAAAGGATTGAAGCGGCTGTACAGGATTTGGCAAGCCTTCCGAAAAGGGGAAACCACCCTGACCTATCCCCCCTCGAGAATCTGGATCGAATTGACCGATCACTGCAACCTGAAGTGCCCTCTTTGTCCCAATCAATCACTGCCCAAAGGGGAAAAGGGTTATATGCCCCTGGAGTTGTTCAAAAAAATTATTGACCAAATTCCCCGGGAAGTCTATGATCTGAACCTCTTTCATCGGGGAGAGCCCCTGCTTCATCCCCATTTGATCGAGATGATTGATTATGCTCAGGGCCGGGGAATCCCCTGCAGGATCCACACCAACGCCACAATCCTTACGGGTCCCCTGAGCCAACGGATCTTAACGATCGGATTGGAAGTCCTGTCTTTTTCTTTTGACGGCTATCAGGCCGCTGTTTATGAAAAAAACCGTTATCCGGCAAAATTTGAAACCACCCTCGGAAATATTAAACAATTCCTGGCCTTGAAAGAGGAAAGCCATAAAAGTAAGCCCCTGACCGTGTTACAGATGATGGGTGTTAATGAAAGTCCTCCGGGGCCTGAGCTGAAAGCATTTATTTCCTCTTTAAAATCTTTAGGATTAAACCGGGTTGTTTTTCGCCAACCCCACAATTGGGGCGGGGCGGTCCCCATTTCTTTGGAAGCCTCCCTGGATCACCCCAGGGATCTTTTTACTTGTACTTTCCCCTGGTATGCCTTTATTATCTATTGGGACGGAAGGGTGGGACCCTGTCCCCAGGATTTTTTTGGTCGGATGATTATGGGGGATCTTAATCTACAAACTTTCCAGGAAATCTGGAATGGTCCTGAGATGCTGGCCTTGCGGGCAAAAATAAGGGATCATCAATATGCGCTTCTTTCACCCTGCCGGCCGTGCGATCGTCCCCGGAGAAAGACCTTTTCCGGTGTGCCCAGGGAATATTTAAAGACCTTTGTTAAGGAAAATATAACAGGATATCGTTAA